One genomic segment of Brassica napus cultivar Da-Ae chromosome A3, Da-Ae, whole genome shotgun sequence includes these proteins:
- the LOC106444279 gene encoding uncharacterized protein LOC106444279 has protein sequence MEIRNGNKDKSESSSLSSKKAMQEESKEEEEPCEICGSVGIAGLMMICFKCRHTREHTYCARVVLSPVRDIWLCEACRLPSRVLFISHEDLMDSETAVAGPKNTSNSRVDDRGTAKLRANDMEEVVDTHEASTRVMHLPTQPQPHTRPLAKETLSSQNKEQHQPTQSFPKKRRTIRVMGKHLSQSHGGTLISPLDQSLTGVRASPK, from the exons ATGGAAATAAGAAACGGAAACAAAGATAAATCCGAAAGCTCGTCTCTTTCCTCAAAGAAAGCAATGCAAGAAGAATCGAAA gaggaggaggagccttGTGAGATATGTGGAAGTGTGGGCATTGCTGGTTTGATGATGATATGTTTCAAGTGCAGACATACACGCGAGCATAC TTATTGCGCAAGGGTGGTACTATCACCTGTCCGTGACATTTGGCTATGTGAAGCGTGCCGGTTACCATCTCGCGTATTGTTCATATCGCATGAGGATCTAATGGATTCAGAAACCGCTGTTGCTGGTCCAAAGAACACTAGCAACTCAAGAGTAGATGATCGTGGAACTGCTAAACTAAGAGCTAATGATATGGAAGAAGTTGTAGATACCCATGAGGCATCAACAAGAGTGATGCATCTACCTACACAACCACAACCACATACACGTCCACTAG CTAAAGAAACTTTGTCATCTCAAAACAAGGAGCAGCACCAACCAACTCAGTCCTTTCCTAAAAAACGCAGGACGATTCGAGTGATGGGCAAACACCTTTCACAGTCACATGGTGGGACTCTGATCTCTCCTCTGGATCAATCTTTAACAGGAGTGCGTGCCTCACCAAAGTGA
- the LOC106444278 gene encoding uncharacterized protein LOC106444278, which yields MRPICETCGNQGWKGLLVTCSKCRIACEHRYCMDKVSFEASVDFVCADCSKRPVQNRLSTASIKAAPSRIQKGKARVESSNPVPRWKKIPESSKMRLISPEEVRKLSSSGGNNSTFKVPKPVPARSPTGLTKLACFPRSRSLSSTVVARKTNHMLLPPPKRAESPRPLQIRSGVMQQSSKRQAVVEGSKLKVGGGVKDLGSKEICRSILSEKLLQLLPHRPALPPIWKGRIVDSATPSEFNGVFWAQPASVIRKKAYNLSKTIPVVLKVELVPIGSLLNDLFANRKPALSDVEMYIFPDDKNTIRFKEEHAYLFETMKRRNAMIRINVKDKPFLIFSSKVLDKSSQIIIEMQKKTKNFLWGVFLVTKKSLALVPGTSNQAAQRFDAGDVVDNTAKRQYRRERV from the exons ATG AGGCCAATTTGTGAAACATGTGGAAACCAAGGATGGAAAGGACTGCTTGTGACTTGCTCTAAATGCCGTATAGCCTGTGAACACCG TTACTGCATGGATAAAGTTTCATTTGAGGCCTCAGTAGATTTTGTATGTGCTGATTGTTCGAAGAGGCCTGTTCAAAACAGATTATCTACAGCGTCCATCAAAGCAGCACCCTCTAGGATTCAAAAGGGCAAAGCGAGGGTTGAATCTTCAAATCCAGTTCCCAGATGGAAAAAGATTCCTGAATCATCGAAAATGAGGTTAATCTCGCCGGAGGAAGTCAGAAAACTTTCATCCAGTGGGGGCAATAACTCAACTTTCAAAGTGCCAAAACCTGTTCCAGCTCGTTCTCCAACGGGTTTAACAAAGCTTGCTTGCTTTCCAAGATCTAGGAGTCTGAGTTCTACAGTTGTGGCTCGCAAAACCAATCACATGCTCCTTCCTCCACCTAAAAGGGCTGAGTCTCCTAGGCCTTTGCAGATTCGTTCAGGAGTCATGCAACAATCTTCTAAACGACAAGCAGTAGTAGAAG GGTCAAAGCTGAAAGTTGGTGGTGGAGTCAAAGATCTTGGTTCAAaagagatatgcagatcaatcCTATCAGAAAAGCTCTTGCAGTTACTTCCACATCGACCAGCTTTGCCCCCTATTTGGAA GGGACGTATTGTAGATTCTGCTACACCATCAGAGTTTAACGGCGTGTTTTGGGCACAGCCGGCTTCTGTAATCCGCAAGAAGGCTTACAATCTTTCAAAGACGATTCCTGTCGTACTCAAGGTCGAATTGGTCCCAATAGGCAGTCTTTTGAATGATTTGTTTGCCAATAGAAAGCCAGCGCTTTCAGATGTCGAGATGTACATTTTCCCAGATGATAAGAACACAATAAG gtttaaGGAGGAACATGCTTATCTATTTGAGACCATGAAGAGACGCAATGCTATGATCAGAATCAACGTCAAGGACAAGCCGTTCCTGATATTCTCTTCGAAAGTGCTGGACAAGTCCTCTCAAA TTATCATTGAGATgcagaagaaaacaaagaacttCCTTTGGGGGGTCTTTCTCGTGACGAAAAAGTCATTAGCACTCGTTCCTGGAACTTCTAATCAAGCTGCTCAACGTTTTGATGCTGGAGATGTGGTTGACAATACCGCTAAA CGTCAGTACAGGAGGGAGAGAGTTTGA
- the LOC106439944 gene encoding PLASMODESMATA CALLOSE-BINDING PROTEIN 1, whose protein sequence is MAALVLSLLLLAMAGHSSASWCVCKTGLSDTVLQSTLDYACGNGADCNPTHPKAPCFDPDNVRSHCNYAVNSFFQKKHQAPGTCDFSGTATPTNSDPSYSGCTFPTSASGSGGSTTVTPGTTNPKGGSTTLPGGNGNSPFSGTSSTNGVFGNNSTGINPDYTTESSAFALRNSSTFLTYLLLIALSGFCSFMML, encoded by the exons ATGGCTGCTCTGGTTCTTTCACTTCTCCTTCTAGCCATGGCTGGCCATTCTA GTGCCTCATGGTGTGTGTGTAAAACAGGGCTGAGTGATACAGTGCTACAGAGCACACTAGACTATGCCTGTGGCAATGGAGCAGACTGTAACCCCACTCACCCAAAAGCACCTTGCTTTGACCCTGACAATGTTAGGTCTCACTGCAACTATGCAGTCAATAGCTTCTTCCAAAAGAAGCACCAAGCTCCAGGCACTTGTGATTTTAGTGGCACTGCCACTCCAACTAACTCTGATCCAA GTTACTCAGGATGCACCTTCCCTACTAGTGCCAG tGGCTCCGGTGGCAGCACCACTGTGACACCAGGCACAACCAATCCAAAAGGCGGCAGCACCACACTTCCTGGTGGCAATGGCAACAGTCCTTTTTCAGGAACCTCCTCAACCAATGGAGTTTTTGGAAACAATAGCACTGGGATTAACCCGGACTACACGACAGAGAGCAGCGCGTTTGCTCTCAGGAACTCAAGCACATTTCTCACCTACCTTCTCTTGATCGCTTTGAGTGGATTCTGTTCTTTCATGATGCTCTAA
- the LOC106439943 gene encoding 40S ribosomal protein S19-3, whose amino-acid sequence MATGKTVKDVSPHEFVKAYAAHLKRSGKIELPPWTDIVKTGKLKELAPYDPDWYYIRAASMARKVYLRGGLGVGAFRRIYGGSKRNGSRPPHFCKSSGGVARHILQQLQTMNIVDLDTKGGRKITSSGERDLDQVAGRITAAI is encoded by the exons ATGGCGACAGGCAAAACGGTGAAGGATGTCTCTCCACACGAGTTCGTCAAGGCTTACGCTGCCCACCTCAAGCGCTCCGGCAAG ATTGAGCTGCCACCGTGGACAGACATCGTCAAGACCGGTAAACTTAAGGAGCTTGCTCCTTATGACCCTGACTGGTACTACATCAGAGCTG cGTCGATGGCAAGGAAAGTGTACCTGAGAGGTGGACTTGGAGTTGGTGCGTTCCGCAGGATCTATGGAGGAAGCAAGAGGAACGGAAGCAGACCACCTCATTTCTGCAAGAGCAGTGGTGGTGTTGCTCGTCACATTCTTCAGCAACTCCAGACCATGAACATTGTCGACCTCGACACCAAAGG TGGGAGGAAGATCACATCAAGTGGTGAGAGAGATCTTGACCAAGTCGCAGGAAGGATCACAGCTGCTATCTAA